One window of uncultured Erythrobacter sp. genomic DNA carries:
- a CDS encoding mechanosensitive ion channel domain-containing protein encodes MEQLTTTFYAQPLWAQTIIGLALLAFASLALNYVLKHVILRLAAPYLDRKTKTIDKSATWLATAAPLLVISRGIALVPNLPAEVYDLVRNVAQALIVLSVAMAIVKALSYANELYERLPRSRNRPIKGYVQVVKILVLCGAAIILISVLIDQSPLLLLSGLGAITAVLLLVFKDTILSLVASVQLTTNDMLRVGDWITMPSMDADGDVIDISLHTVKVQNFDKTITTIPTHRLVSDAFQNWRGMAESGGRRIKRSIVLDQNTIRFLDDEEVLDLKKFKMLKTYLADKREEIAEWNARELDGEDAPVNARRLTNIGTLRAYMIAYLQWHPRIGDGFTMLVRQMAPGPQGVPIEIYCFTDTTSWGEYENIQGDIFDHLLAIVPEFDLALFQEPTGRDMSAALAR; translated from the coding sequence ATGGAACAATTGACCACCACATTTTACGCGCAGCCGCTCTGGGCCCAGACAATTATCGGGCTGGCACTGCTCGCATTCGCCTCGCTCGCGCTCAATTATGTGCTGAAGCATGTGATCCTGCGCCTCGCCGCGCCCTATCTCGACCGCAAGACGAAGACGATCGACAAATCCGCGACATGGCTCGCCACCGCTGCGCCGCTGCTGGTGATTTCGCGCGGGATTGCGCTCGTCCCCAACCTCCCGGCAGAGGTGTACGACCTCGTCCGCAATGTCGCGCAGGCGCTGATCGTACTGTCGGTGGCGATGGCGATTGTGAAGGCGCTGTCCTACGCGAACGAGCTCTACGAACGCCTGCCGCGCTCGCGCAATCGCCCGATCAAGGGCTATGTGCAGGTCGTCAAAATCCTCGTCCTGTGCGGCGCGGCGATCATCCTCATCTCGGTTCTTATCGACCAGTCGCCGCTGCTGCTGCTTTCCGGACTTGGCGCAATCACAGCGGTGTTGCTGCTGGTGTTCAAGGATACGATCCTGAGTCTGGTTGCCAGTGTTCAGCTCACCACAAATGACATGCTGCGCGTGGGCGACTGGATCACCATGCCGAGTATGGATGCCGATGGCGATGTAATCGATATCTCGCTCCACACGGTGAAGGTGCAGAATTTCGACAAGACGATCACTACGATCCCGACCCACCGGCTGGTTTCCGATGCATTCCAGAACTGGCGCGGCATGGCGGAATCGGGCGGGAGGCGGATCAAGCGCAGCATCGTGCTTGACCAGAACACGATCCGTTTTCTCGACGATGAAGAGGTGCTGGACCTTAAGAAGTTCAAAATGCTCAAAACCTATCTCGCCGATAAGCGCGAGGAGATTGCTGAATGGAATGCGCGCGAGCTGGACGGTGAGGACGCGCCGGTTAATGCGCGCAGGCTCACCAATATCGGGACCTTGCGCGCCTATATGATCGCCTATCTGCAATGGCATCCGCGCATCGGCGACGGCTTCACGATGCTGGTGCGTCAGATGGCGCCGGGGCCGCAGGGCGTGCCGATAGAGATCTACTGCTTCACCGACACGACATCATGGGGCGAATACGAGAATATCCAGGGCGACATCTTCGATCACCTGCTGGCGATTGTGCCGGAGTTTGATCTCGCGCTGTTTCAGGAGCCCACGGGTCGGGATATGTCGGCGGCACTGGCTAGATAG
- a CDS encoding tRNA (guanine(46)-N(7))-methyltransferase TrmB, with translation MSAYKEGDPTTLSRLYGRSVGKPLSVRQQDLVDNLLPKIAVPTEGPVTAEGLFGEDCPLHFEIGFGGGEHLAYRADLLPNHGLIGAEPFLNGVAQALTHVEEQRLANVRIHHGDAIEVLKRIPDGALTMAYLLHPDPWPKARHAKRRMMNDGPVQLIADKLKPGGEFRFGTDHAVYVRHALMVMQRFTDEFEWVVEGPANWQNRPSGWCETRYEQKAREVFDHEVWYFRFQRR, from the coding sequence ATGTCTGCATACAAAGAAGGCGATCCTACCACCCTCAGCCGGCTCTATGGCCGCAGCGTCGGCAAGCCCCTGAGCGTGCGTCAGCAGGATCTGGTCGATAATCTGCTGCCCAAGATTGCTGTGCCTACCGAAGGGCCGGTTACAGCCGAGGGCTTGTTCGGAGAGGACTGCCCGCTGCACTTCGAGATCGGCTTTGGCGGGGGCGAGCATCTTGCCTATCGCGCCGATCTTCTCCCCAATCACGGCCTCATCGGCGCAGAGCCTTTCCTCAACGGGGTCGCGCAGGCGCTGACCCATGTCGAGGAACAACGGCTCGCGAATGTCCGCATCCATCACGGTGATGCGATTGAGGTGCTCAAACGCATTCCCGATGGCGCGCTGACTATGGCCTATCTGCTCCACCCCGATCCCTGGCCGAAGGCGCGCCATGCGAAACGGCGAATGATGAATGACGGGCCGGTGCAGCTGATCGCGGACAAGCTGAAACCGGGCGGGGAGTTCCGCTTTGGCACCGATCACGCGGTCTATGTCCGCCACGCACTGATGGTGATGCAGCGCTTTACCGATGAATTTGAATGGGTCGTTGAAGGCCCCGCAAACTGGCAGAACCGCCCCAGCGGCTGGTGCGAAACGCGCTACGAACAAAAGGCGCGCGAGGTTTTTGACCACGAAGTCTGGTATTTCCGCTTCCAGCGCCGCTAG
- a CDS encoding DUF917 domain-containing protein: protein MASRRQFLGGLVIATGALAACRQIETGEGSVLAANEGAVALDATALEDALVGSSYLGTGGGGSLSEARELIASDLAAGLAFTMLPVASLADSDRVACPYGLASLAQTSEDMQARLDAIENPVEMPVQAAFEALERHIGQKFAGVIMGEIGPLSLAEGLSTAARLGVPALDADTVGRAVPEINQHSVKVAGLPLTPIGAATPFGDEMIVETLGDPTRAEDILRSIAVVSRECGVTDSPITGAQAKAEGTLVTESLRLAMSIGRAVREAIAAGENPVEAARAAGDGYLLFTGTVSGFDWRDEDGFLVGEVRLSGTGEFAGQSFASDVKNEHLVARRNGAVIATCPDLISIIDIESGDGIVNPGYERGQRVAVLGFRCDPLWRSDAGLAVFSPRYFGYDIDYVPIEELAG, encoded by the coding sequence ATGGCATCACGGCGGCAATTTCTCGGCGGGTTGGTGATAGCTACGGGAGCGCTGGCCGCTTGCAGGCAGATCGAGACCGGCGAAGGGTCGGTTCTTGCGGCGAATGAAGGCGCCGTCGCGCTCGATGCCACCGCGCTCGAAGATGCGCTGGTCGGCAGTTCCTATCTCGGCACAGGCGGCGGCGGCAGCCTCTCCGAAGCGCGCGAGCTGATCGCGAGCGACCTTGCCGCTGGCCTCGCTTTTACGATGCTGCCGGTTGCATCTTTGGCGGATAGCGACCGGGTCGCCTGTCCCTATGGCCTCGCCAGCCTCGCGCAAACGAGCGAGGATATGCAGGCGCGCCTCGACGCAATCGAGAACCCGGTTGAAATGCCGGTGCAGGCTGCTTTCGAAGCGCTCGAACGCCATATCGGCCAGAAATTTGCAGGCGTCATCATGGGCGAGATCGGCCCGCTTAGCCTCGCCGAAGGTCTGTCCACCGCCGCGCGCCTTGGTGTGCCTGCGCTCGATGCCGACACGGTCGGGCGCGCAGTGCCCGAGATCAATCAGCACTCGGTCAAGGTTGCCGGTCTCCCGCTGACCCCCATCGGAGCGGCAACCCCGTTCGGAGATGAGATGATCGTCGAAACGCTCGGCGACCCGACCCGCGCCGAAGACATCTTGCGCAGCATCGCCGTTGTCAGCCGCGAATGCGGTGTCACCGACAGTCCCATCACGGGGGCGCAGGCCAAGGCGGAAGGCACACTCGTCACCGAAAGCCTCAGACTTGCAATGAGCATTGGCAGAGCCGTGCGCGAGGCTATTGCCGCGGGCGAAAACCCGGTCGAAGCCGCGCGCGCAGCGGGTGATGGCTACCTGCTCTTCACCGGCACAGTGTCTGGCTTCGATTGGCGCGATGAAGACGGATTTCTCGTCGGCGAGGTGCGGCTCAGCGGAACGGGAGAGTTCGCAGGGCAAAGCTTCGCCAGCGACGTCAAAAACGAGCATCTCGTCGCCCGCCGCAACGGAGCAGTGATCGCCACCTGCCCCGACCTGATCTCGATCATCGACATCGAAAGCGGCGATGGGATCGTCAATCCCGGCTACGAGCGCGGACAGCGTGTCGCCGTGCTCGGCTTTCGCTGCGACCCGCTATGGCGCAGCGATGCAGGCCTCGCGGTCTTCTCTCCGCGCTATTTCGGATACGACATCGACTATGTGCCGATTGAAGAGCTGGCGGGGTAA
- a CDS encoding site-2 protease family protein, whose translation MKAKFIQFAVSAAFLIGSLVVLIAAASSDAIDGPLSVFAAIWATGFVATLIHEIAHAWIALKRGAEINTIAVIPFSYLPLKRKFAFMRYVPSGDIGGYVNYTFPGDFGTRRDEIAIAAAGPAANFLTAALLLLAINVWPADAPAERSSAMSPIVAIEEGQPPMSDRPAQFLPSQEKIDAIVRETKDRACARDRHELFTALINLLIVVSIVSGVLNLLPYKGSDGAIILEHLRWR comes from the coding sequence TTGAAAGCCAAATTCATCCAATTCGCGGTTTCCGCTGCTTTCCTCATCGGTTCGCTGGTGGTGTTAATCGCCGCCGCTTCGTCCGACGCAATCGACGGCCCTTTGAGTGTATTCGCTGCCATTTGGGCGACCGGATTCGTGGCGACCCTGATCCACGAGATCGCCCACGCATGGATAGCGCTCAAACGCGGTGCCGAGATCAACACCATCGCCGTCATTCCCTTTAGCTATTTACCCCTGAAGCGGAAGTTCGCCTTCATGCGCTATGTCCCGAGCGGCGATATCGGTGGCTATGTAAACTACACATTTCCCGGCGATTTTGGCACACGCCGCGACGAGATCGCCATCGCTGCCGCCGGGCCTGCGGCAAACTTTCTGACGGCGGCGTTGCTGTTGCTAGCGATCAACGTTTGGCCAGCGGATGCGCCTGCCGAGCGGTCAAGCGCCATGTCGCCAATCGTAGCAATAGAAGAAGGGCAGCCCCCAATGAGCGACAGGCCTGCGCAGTTTTTGCCCAGTCAGGAAAAGATCGACGCGATTGTACGCGAAACGAAAGACCGCGCCTGTGCACGCGATCGCCACGAGCTGTTCACCGCACTGATCAACCTCCTAATCGTAGTCTCGATCGTATCAGGCGTGCTCAACCTGCTCCCCTATAAGGGCAGCGATGGAGCGATCATCCTCGAGCACTTGCGCTGGCGTTAG
- a CDS encoding NADP-dependent malic enzyme gives MADENRGGFTSREALFYHESGRPGKIEIVATKPMTTQRDLSLAYSPGVAVPVEAIAEDPSLANRYTAKGNLVAVISNGSAILGLGNLGALASKPVMEGKAVLFKRFADVDSIDIELDTEDPQAFIDAVALMEPSFGGINLEDIKAPECFIIEAALREKMNIPVMHDDQHGTAIITAAGLLNACHLTDRNIEDVKVVVNGAGAAAIACTALIKAMGVRHENVIMCDRSGPITPGRDNVDQWKSAHAVATDATCLEEALKGADIFLGLSAAGALKPEWVAEMADKPIIFAMANPTPEIMPDEAKKVRPDAIIATGRSDFPNQVNNVLGFPFIFRGALDVQATTINEEMKVAAATAIAELARERVPEEVASAYGKNQKFGTDYIIPAPFDPRLIEVVSSAVAKAAMDSGVAKSQIDDFEAYGVSLRARLNPTTSVLTGVYNEAKANPKRMVFAEAEEEVVLRAAIQYRDFGLGNPILVGRTKAVMNKLHQLSVSDPGSFDIQNSADSSHVPQMVDYLYKRLQRKGYTERDVRRMVNQERNVFAALLVALGHGDGMITGLTRTFAQSVREVNMVLDRKEDCLPFGIHMMIGKNHTTFLADTTMNERPSSSELAHIAKETAAVARRMGHEPRVAFLSYSTFGNPSGQWLSNIRDAVAILDEENPGFEYEGEMAPDAALNPRVMELYPFSRLSAPANVLIMPGLQSANLSAKMLRELGANTTVGPMLIGMEKPVQIVPMTAAAPDVLTLAALSSAGVVG, from the coding sequence ATGGCAGACGAAAATAGAGGCGGCTTTACCAGCCGCGAGGCGCTTTTTTATCACGAATCGGGCCGGCCCGGTAAGATCGAGATTGTCGCGACCAAGCCGATGACGACGCAGCGCGACCTTAGTCTCGCTTACTCGCCAGGCGTGGCCGTTCCGGTCGAAGCGATTGCCGAAGACCCCTCGCTTGCCAACCGCTACACTGCCAAAGGCAATCTGGTCGCCGTTATCTCCAACGGTTCCGCGATCCTCGGTCTCGGCAATCTGGGCGCGCTCGCCTCCAAGCCGGTGATGGAAGGCAAGGCGGTGCTGTTCAAACGCTTTGCCGATGTGGACTCGATCGACATCGAACTCGATACCGAAGACCCGCAGGCATTCATCGACGCGGTCGCGCTGATGGAGCCGAGCTTTGGCGGGATCAACCTTGAGGATATCAAGGCGCCCGAGTGCTTCATCATCGAAGCAGCTCTGCGTGAGAAGATGAACATTCCGGTCATGCATGATGACCAGCACGGCACCGCGATCATCACCGCCGCCGGCCTGCTCAATGCATGCCATCTCACCGACCGTAATATCGAAGATGTGAAGGTTGTAGTGAATGGCGCGGGCGCTGCCGCGATTGCCTGCACCGCGCTGATCAAGGCGATGGGCGTTCGCCACGAAAACGTCATCATGTGCGACCGTTCCGGCCCCATCACGCCGGGCCGCGACAATGTCGATCAATGGAAAAGCGCGCATGCGGTTGCGACCGATGCGACCTGCCTCGAAGAAGCGCTCAAGGGCGCAGATATCTTCCTCGGTCTGTCGGCTGCCGGAGCGCTCAAACCCGAATGGGTGGCGGAGATGGCGGATAAGCCGATCATCTTTGCGATGGCCAATCCGACCCCGGAAATCATGCCGGACGAGGCCAAGAAAGTCCGCCCCGATGCGATCATTGCAACCGGGCGCAGCGACTTCCCCAACCAGGTCAACAATGTGCTGGGCTTCCCGTTCATCTTCCGCGGTGCGCTCGACGTGCAGGCCACGACGATCAACGAGGAAATGAAGGTCGCAGCTGCGACTGCGATTGCTGAACTCGCGCGCGAACGTGTGCCTGAGGAAGTGGCAAGCGCCTATGGCAAGAACCAGAAGTTCGGCACTGACTACATCATCCCCGCGCCCTTCGATCCGCGCCTGATCGAGGTCGTCTCTTCGGCAGTTGCCAAAGCGGCGATGGATTCAGGGGTTGCGAAAAGCCAGATCGACGATTTCGAGGCTTACGGCGTATCGCTCCGCGCGCGTCTAAACCCGACGACTTCTGTCCTAACCGGCGTCTACAACGAGGCCAAAGCCAACCCCAAACGCATGGTCTTTGCCGAGGCCGAAGAGGAAGTGGTGCTGCGCGCCGCTATCCAATATCGCGATTTCGGGCTGGGCAATCCGATCCTTGTGGGCCGGACCAAGGCGGTGATGAACAAGCTGCACCAGCTTTCGGTTTCCGATCCGGGCAGTTTCGATATCCAAAACTCGGCCGACAGCAGCCATGTGCCGCAGATGGTCGACTATCTCTACAAACGCCTCCAGCGCAAAGGCTATACTGAGCGCGATGTGCGCCGGATGGTCAATCAGGAGCGCAACGTCTTTGCCGCGCTTCTGGTCGCGCTTGGGCACGGAGACGGCATGATCACCGGCCTCACCCGCACATTCGCGCAATCGGTGCGCGAGGTGAATATGGTGCTCGACAGGAAAGAGGACTGCCTTCCCTTCGGCATCCATATGATGATCGGCAAGAACCACACGACGTTCCTCGCCGACACCACCATGAACGAGCGGCCGAGCTCGTCCGAGCTTGCCCATATCGCCAAGGAAACCGCTGCGGTCGCGCGTCGCATGGGTCACGAGCCGCGCGTTGCGTTCCTTTCCTATTCGACTTTCGGCAATCCCTCCGGACAGTGGCTCAGCAATATCCGCGATGCGGTGGCGATCCTTGATGAGGAAAATCCGGGCTTCGAATATGAAGGCGAAATGGCACCCGACGCCGCGCTCAATCCGCGCGTGATGGAGCTCTATCCCTTCAGCCGCCTGTCGGCTCCGGCGAACGTGCTCATCATGCCGGGCCTGCAATCGGCGAACCTGTCAGCCAAGATGCTGCGCGAGTTGGGTGCAAACACCACGGTTGGCCCGATGCTGATTGGCATGGAGAAGCCGGTCCAGATCGTCCCGATGACAGCCGCGGCGCCGGATGTGTTGACCTTGGCAGCTCTGTCGAGCGCGGGGGTGGTTGGCTAA